Proteins encoded within one genomic window of Bacillota bacterium:
- the recJ gene encoding single-stranded-DNA-specific exonuclease RecJ, translating into MYAGARSWRYPRFQSGLVEELSRELSILPSVAGVLVNRGVTSAAEARYFLSPSLDALYSPWEMKGMDAAVNRLLQALEKHEKILIYGDYDVDGITATALLVTALKSLGACVSYFLPSRFQEGYGLQKEVIEDYHEKGYTLIVTVDCGVNAREEVLFGHSMGVDVVITDHHYQMGPKLEGAAALVNPLQEGCSYPWKSLAGVGVAFKLLCALEERMGENLETHEYLDLVALGTVADIVPLIDENRVLTFHGLEKVNANPWPGLKALIEATDLDDKIITTRELAFVLAPILNAAGRLGTADPAVELLLHHQAGEAKETALFLVGENEKRRNLADAVNGETRQMIDDLYGGSPEDIILLEKEGWPHGVIGIVASKLVDEYNLPAVLLSIDGDRARGSARSIPGFDITKALGKFSPLLESYGGHGQAAGLTIRRANIEKLRERLSAAVRKRELKEMIPSLELDGELAGPEIDMELAGQLEKLAPFGEGNEYPCFGTKGWEVNRLRMVGRGGNHLKLNLFKNDVHIDPIYFFADRYKDKIAPGQKVDIAVTLKHGWWRDRPVLDMEIKDIAHTGARADVCEGGIELFDYRLHGDRISCLEGLLEHCVKPLIYVGNERQYSRIRNKLELPAGTRFIRSRFTEDDFRGHGGEIVFYHLPMLPDIMERVVVSASGGLKVHLLFHEKDREFNDRIVRAAIPTAGQVEEFHALMLALAGKNRVFSPEKWDELRERFPAGSMTRAMQDRCTDILAEIGVIEKNPAGGFAVGSGEAISEKLADSAIYRQGSELKEESLAYQKFLLESGPQDLCAYMEGIKRKKEQVG; encoded by the coding sequence TTGTATGCGGGAGCCAGATCATGGAGATATCCCCGGTTTCAATCCGGCCTGGTTGAGGAACTGAGCCGGGAACTGAGTATCCTTCCTTCTGTCGCCGGCGTCCTGGTCAACCGCGGTGTAACTTCGGCCGCGGAAGCCCGGTATTTTTTGAGCCCTTCACTCGATGCCCTTTACTCTCCCTGGGAGATGAAGGGGATGGATGCGGCCGTGAATCGACTTCTGCAGGCACTGGAAAAACATGAAAAAATTCTTATCTATGGCGATTATGATGTTGATGGGATCACGGCGACGGCATTGCTGGTCACCGCACTGAAAAGCCTCGGAGCATGTGTGAGTTATTTTCTGCCCAGCCGTTTTCAGGAAGGCTACGGGTTGCAGAAAGAAGTGATCGAGGATTACCATGAAAAAGGTTACACGCTTATCGTTACCGTTGACTGCGGGGTGAACGCCAGGGAGGAAGTGCTTTTCGGCCACAGCATGGGGGTGGATGTTGTCATCACGGACCACCATTACCAGATGGGCCCGAAACTGGAGGGGGCGGCAGCGCTGGTCAACCCCCTGCAGGAGGGCTGTTCCTACCCCTGGAAATCATTGGCGGGGGTGGGGGTGGCTTTCAAACTTCTCTGTGCCCTCGAGGAGAGGATGGGCGAGAACCTCGAGACACATGAATATCTCGATCTCGTAGCCCTGGGGACGGTGGCCGACATTGTACCACTGATTGACGAGAACCGGGTGCTGACCTTTCATGGGCTGGAAAAGGTAAATGCCAACCCGTGGCCGGGTTTGAAAGCATTGATCGAGGCCACCGACCTCGACGATAAAATAATAACCACCAGGGAACTGGCTTTCGTGCTGGCACCGATTTTGAATGCTGCCGGCCGCCTGGGAACGGCAGATCCGGCGGTAGAACTGTTGCTCCATCATCAGGCGGGGGAGGCGAAGGAAACCGCTCTTTTCCTGGTCGGAGAGAACGAGAAGCGCCGCAACCTTGCCGATGCTGTAAATGGTGAAACCCGGCAGATGATTGACGATCTTTACGGCGGCAGTCCGGAAGATATCATTCTTCTGGAAAAGGAAGGATGGCCTCACGGAGTAATCGGTATTGTCGCTTCGAAACTGGTGGACGAGTACAATCTGCCCGCGGTGCTGCTGAGCATCGACGGCGACAGGGCCAGGGGTTCGGCGCGCAGTATCCCCGGTTTTGATATCACGAAGGCTCTGGGAAAATTCAGCCCGTTGCTTGAAAGCTACGGCGGTCATGGGCAGGCGGCGGGGTTGACGATCAGGCGTGCCAACATTGAAAAATTGAGGGAGCGGCTGTCGGCTGCAGTCCGGAAACGGGAACTGAAGGAGATGATCCCCAGTCTTGAACTTGATGGGGAGTTGGCCGGGCCGGAAATCGATATGGAACTGGCCGGGCAGCTGGAAAAACTGGCCCCTTTCGGGGAAGGAAATGAATATCCTTGCTTTGGCACAAAGGGGTGGGAAGTAAATCGGCTGCGGATGGTCGGCAGGGGCGGGAACCATCTGAAATTGAATTTGTTCAAAAATGACGTACATATCGATCCGATCTATTTCTTTGCCGACAGGTACAAAGACAAGATTGCCCCTGGCCAGAAAGTCGACATAGCTGTTACATTGAAACACGGATGGTGGCGTGATCGCCCTGTCCTGGATATGGAAATCAAGGATATTGCCCACACAGGTGCACGGGCCGATGTTTGCGAAGGCGGCATCGAATTGTTTGACTACCGCCTTCACGGCGACAGGATTTCTTGCCTGGAAGGGTTGCTGGAACATTGTGTGAAACCCCTGATCTATGTCGGCAACGAGAGGCAATATTCTCGTATACGGAACAAGCTGGAACTGCCGGCAGGGACAAGGTTTATCCGTTCCCGGTTCACGGAGGATGATTTCCGGGGCCACGGTGGTGAGATTGTTTTCTATCATCTTCCCATGTTGCCCGATATCATGGAACGGGTGGTGGTGTCCGCTTCCGGTGGCCTCAAGGTTCATCTCCTGTTCCATGAAAAGGACAGGGAGTTCAATGACAGGATTGTCAGGGCGGCGATTCCCACTGCCGGGCAGGTGGAAGAATTCCACGCGCTGATGTTGGCGCTGGCGGGGAAAAATCGCGTCTTTTCTCCCGAAAAATGGGATGAGCTCCGTGAAAGATTCCCGGCAGGGTCGATGACCCGGGCGATGCAGGATCGATGTACGGACATACTGGCGGAAATAGGAGTTATAGAGAAAAACCCCGCGGGAGGTTTTGCTGTCGGCTCCGGAGAGGCGATCAGTGAAAAACTGGCAGATTCGGCCATCTACCGCCAGGGTTCAGAGCTGAAAGAGGAATCCCTGGCTTACCAGAAATTCCTTCTGGAAAGCGGCCCGCAGGATCTGTGTGCCTACATGGAAGGGATAAAACGGAAAAAAGAACAGGTGGGGTAA
- the secF gene encoding protein translocase subunit SecF translates to MITRHRKTIFIISGALILLVLASLTYHMAVKGWGSLGLNLGIDFTGGTVIQLNPGEDFKIEEVKEILAEFGLEGAAIQKVRTGEAGGGLADEGVLIKTALLPEETRDDLLGAFYDRWPDLDREDKRVESVGAAVGKEQKRWSAIALGLGLVGMVIYITIRFELKFAIASMAALAFDVLFVVGLFSILQMEVNFTFIAALLTIIGYSINDTIVIFDRIRENIKHRKRQDYPAMVDQSIRQNMARSINTSLTTLLALIALLVGFILFVGSHDLIVFVVATATGVIIGTCSSLFLASPLWLAMKEKEFQRLAKARR, encoded by the coding sequence ATGATTACCAGGCATCGCAAAACGATCTTCATCATTTCCGGTGCATTGATTCTTCTGGTGCTGGCTTCCCTGACTTATCACATGGCTGTAAAAGGTTGGGGTAGCCTGGGATTGAATCTGGGTATAGATTTCACCGGGGGAACGGTCATCCAGTTGAATCCGGGGGAAGATTTCAAAATTGAAGAGGTGAAGGAGATACTGGCTGAATTTGGACTGGAAGGAGCGGCCATCCAGAAAGTTAGAACCGGGGAAGCAGGGGGGGGGCTTGCCGATGAAGGGGTGCTGATCAAGACAGCCCTGCTACCGGAGGAAACCAGGGACGATCTGCTTGGCGCTTTCTATGACCGCTGGCCCGATCTTGATCGTGAAGACAAGCGCGTGGAGAGTGTCGGCGCCGCGGTGGGAAAAGAGCAGAAAAGATGGTCGGCGATCGCCCTGGGCCTGGGCCTGGTGGGAATGGTTATCTATATCACCATCCGTTTTGAACTCAAGTTTGCCATTGCCTCCATGGCCGCGCTGGCTTTCGATGTTCTGTTTGTGGTCGGGTTGTTCTCGATTTTGCAGATGGAGGTCAATTTCACATTCATAGCCGCCCTGCTGACCATCATCGGGTATTCGATCAACGATACGATCGTCATCTTCGACCGTATCAGGGAAAATATCAAGCACAGGAAGAGGCAGGATTACCCGGCCATGGTTGATCAGAGTATCAGGCAGAACATGGCCCGTTCGATCAACACCTCCCTGACCACCTTGCTGGCCTTGATAGCGCTGCTGGTCGGGTTTATCCTCTTTGTTGGAAGCCATGACCTGATTGTCTTTGTGGTGGCTACTGCCACGGGGGTCATCATTGGAACCTGTTCTTCACTTTTTCTGGCCAGTCCGCTGTGGCTGGCGATGAAAGAGAAAGAATTTCAACGCCTGGCCAAAGCCAGGCGCTAG
- the secD gene encoding protein translocase subunit SecD: MKKLDLKRTAILFLICLGLIGATVGIFSQADRNINRGLDIGGGIYILLEAVESEGQKVDAEAIERAIAIIQRRIDELGVVEPLVQKQGERRIRVELPGYEDEVQARDAIGRTAQLKFVGPDEKEILTGAHLKDARVVRDPHTMEPQVAIELDAEGAAVFAAATKEFFGQPIIIFLDEDVLSAPTVQAVIEDGNALITGSRTADEAAYLALMLRSGSLPVTLKEQEFRLVGPTLGERTEEIGLWTVAFGFLAIFLFMLIYYRVPGLMAGVALTFYLGLVIGCLILLKATLTLPGIAGFILSIGMAVDANVIIFERIREEFRGGKGMLSSLESGFERAFRTVLDANVTTVIAAVILFAFSSGAVRGFSVTLIIGIICSMLTSVVITRLLLRLAFRSRILGTASSLGVKMS, translated from the coding sequence ATGAAAAAACTTGATTTGAAAAGAACCGCCATCTTGTTTCTCATCTGCCTTGGCCTGATTGGTGCTACCGTCGGCATTTTTTCACAGGCTGACAGGAATATCAACCGCGGGCTGGATATTGGCGGAGGCATCTATATCCTGCTCGAAGCGGTTGAATCCGAGGGGCAGAAAGTGGATGCGGAGGCCATCGAACGTGCCATAGCCATTATACAGCGCCGGATTGATGAGCTGGGCGTGGTTGAACCCCTGGTTCAGAAGCAGGGGGAACGGCGTATCCGGGTGGAATTGCCCGGCTACGAGGACGAGGTGCAGGCTCGCGATGCCATTGGGCGGACGGCGCAGCTCAAATTTGTCGGTCCCGATGAAAAAGAGATATTGACGGGAGCCCATCTCAAGGATGCGCGGGTGGTCAGGGATCCGCACACGATGGAACCCCAGGTGGCCATAGAACTTGATGCGGAAGGGGCCGCTGTATTTGCAGCGGCAACAAAGGAATTTTTTGGGCAGCCGATCATCATTTTCCTGGATGAGGACGTTCTTTCTGCACCCACGGTCCAGGCGGTTATCGAGGATGGCAATGCACTTATCACCGGTTCCCGTACCGCGGATGAGGCGGCTTATCTGGCCTTGATGCTACGTAGCGGTTCCCTCCCCGTAACATTGAAGGAACAGGAGTTCCGTCTTGTGGGGCCTACCCTGGGGGAACGTACGGAGGAAATCGGGCTCTGGACGGTGGCTTTCGGGTTTCTGGCCATATTCCTGTTCATGTTGATCTATTACCGTGTTCCCGGCCTGATGGCCGGTGTGGCGCTGACTTTCTATCTGGGGCTGGTGATCGGTTGCCTTATACTGCTGAAGGCTACCCTGACCCTGCCGGGGATCGCCGGTTTCATCCTCTCCATCGGCATGGCGGTGGATGCCAACGTGATCATCTTCGAGCGGATCAGGGAGGAATTCAGGGGGGGCAAGGGGATGCTTTCATCCCTGGAATCGGGGTTTGAGCGTGCTTTCCGCACGGTCCTTGATGCCAACGTGACCACCGTCATCGCTGCCGTCATCCTGTTTGCATTTTCTTCCGGGGCGGTAAGGGGTTTTTCGGTCACGCTGATCATCGGGATCATCTGCAGCATGTTGACTTCCGTGGTCATTACCCGCCTGCTGTTGAGACTGGCTTTCCGCAGCAGGATTCTTGGCACAGCTTCTTCCCTGGGGGTGAAAATGTCATGA
- a CDS encoding HD domain-containing protein: MILLDDVRQDHRVRVFIEKADQYLGQLGFTEHGFRHTELVARVARKIMLDLNFSTREAELAAISGYLHDIGNVVGRGGHARAGAIIALDILQSMGMPPEEVAEVVAAIGNHDEPEGRVVNRVSAALILSDKSDVHRSRVRNPDISTYDIHDRVNYAVDESRLLINREEKIITLQLSIDQEISHVMEYFEIFLTRMVMCRRAATFLDTCFNLIINGAQLL; the protein is encoded by the coding sequence ATGATCCTGCTGGATGATGTACGACAGGACCACCGGGTGCGAGTCTTTATCGAGAAAGCGGACCAGTATCTTGGACAACTTGGCTTTACCGAACATGGTTTCAGGCATACGGAACTGGTAGCCCGGGTGGCAAGGAAAATAATGCTCGATCTGAATTTTTCCACCCGGGAAGCGGAGCTTGCCGCCATTTCCGGATATCTCCACGATATCGGCAATGTCGTGGGCCGGGGAGGCCATGCCCGGGCAGGGGCGATCATCGCCCTGGATATTTTACAATCGATGGGGATGCCCCCGGAAGAAGTGGCGGAAGTCGTTGCTGCGATAGGCAACCACGATGAACCCGAGGGCCGGGTGGTCAACAGGGTATCGGCTGCTCTGATCCTCTCCGACAAGTCGGATGTCCATCGCAGCAGGGTGCGCAATCCGGATATTTCAACCTATGATATCCATGATCGAGTCAACTACGCGGTTGATGAATCTCGCCTGCTCATCAACAGGGAAGAGAAGATCATCACCCTGCAGTTGAGCATCGACCAGGAGATAAGCCATGTGATGGAATATTTCGAGATTTTCCTGACAAGGATGGTAATGTGCAGAAGAGCGGCTACCTTTCTTGATACCTGTTTCAACCTGATTATCAATGGAGCCCAGCTGTTGTGA
- the aroB gene encoding 3-dehydroquinate synthase, with protein MAMITINLDLGPRSYPIHVGRNILAKIGGELGEVSAGGKVLLISDGEVMPLYGGICRQSLEDAGFEVFTAVLEPGEASKNMAVVQILYDQAVEAGLDRFSPFIALGGGVVGDLAGFVASTYLRGVPFIQIPTSLLAQVDSSVGGKVGINHPRGKNLIGSFYQPRQVWADITTLNTLTEREFRAGLAEVIKYALIRDGDFFFWLEKNLPSLLDGDGESILTAVTSSIRNKAAVVELDEREGGYRRILNLGHTFGHALEAATAYRHYLHGEAVLLGMGMAVSLAERLKLIHGNYAGRIRKMLQSVGFKTPPPGLDPARVMEKIALDKKRKDGAVAFVLPVDHGEAVIYSAPPAGMVEEIISSHISGERG; from the coding sequence ATGGCCATGATCACTATAAATCTTGACCTGGGGCCACGTTCGTATCCCATTCATGTGGGCAGGAATATCCTGGCAAAGATAGGTGGGGAACTCGGGGAGGTGTCTGCCGGTGGCAAGGTGTTGCTGATCTCGGACGGGGAAGTCATGCCCCTTTACGGGGGGATATGCCGTCAATCCCTCGAAGATGCCGGGTTCGAAGTTTTTACCGCCGTGCTGGAACCGGGCGAAGCAAGCAAGAACATGGCCGTGGTGCAGATTCTTTATGATCAGGCCGTGGAGGCGGGCCTGGACAGATTTTCACCGTTCATTGCCCTGGGAGGGGGAGTGGTCGGGGATCTGGCCGGGTTCGTGGCTTCCACCTACCTGCGGGGGGTTCCCTTTATCCAGATTCCGACATCGTTGTTGGCCCAGGTTGACAGCAGCGTGGGGGGGAAGGTGGGGATAAATCATCCCCGGGGAAAAAATCTGATCGGTTCCTTTTACCAGCCCCGGCAGGTATGGGCCGATATCACCACGTTGAACACGTTGACCGAGCGCGAATTCAGGGCCGGGCTGGCCGAAGTGATCAAGTATGCGCTGATCAGGGATGGGGATTTCTTTTTCTGGCTGGAGAAGAATCTGCCATCGTTGCTTGATGGAGACGGGGAAAGCATACTGACGGCCGTCACTTCATCTATCAGAAACAAGGCTGCCGTGGTGGAGTTGGATGAGCGAGAGGGGGGCTACAGAAGGATATTGAACCTGGGGCATACTTTTGGCCATGCCCTGGAAGCGGCTACCGCCTACCGTCATTATCTTCACGGGGAAGCGGTTTTGCTGGGGATGGGGATGGCTGTCTCCCTGGCTGAAAGGCTCAAACTCATCCATGGGAATTATGCCGGGAGGATAAGGAAGATGTTGCAATCGGTGGGTTTCAAAACACCCCCTCCCGGACTTGACCCCGCCAGGGTGATGGAGAAGATTGCCCTTGATAAAAAACGCAAGGATGGGGCAGTGGCCTTTGTTCTTCCTGTCGATCACGGCGAGGCGGTAATATATTCTGCACCACCCGCCGGTATGGTTGAGGAAATCATATCTTCCCACATTTCGGGAGAAAGAGGCTGA
- the aroC gene encoding chorismate synthase: MRYLSGGESHGSSLVAIIEGLPAGLVITSEYVNAHLRRRQHGYGRGERMKIESDRVKFLSGLRFNETIGSPLTLKIDNRDAANWKRTMVPEGRRPRDLKTVTSPRPGHADFSGGLKYLRRDFRDVLERSSARETAIKVAVGSVARRILEELGMDIYSHVLSIGGIVGGEFLSGQDDNRVRIAETEIYTGIESSPLRCADRDAEKKMMDLIDEAREAGDTLGGVFEVIVLGVPPGLGSYAHWDRRLDALMAGALMSLQGAKGVEIGMGFQAADRRGSTVHDPFSYTTSGKVCRSTNRAGGIEGGVSNGEALIFRVAMKPISTLMKPLQSIDFSTGKKAEAAVERSDVCAVPAASVVGEAIVAWTLATVLLEAFSRDTVRELQESYRAYLDMIARYPEGI; encoded by the coding sequence ATGCGTTATCTCAGCGGTGGAGAATCACATGGGTCCAGCCTGGTGGCCATTATCGAGGGGTTGCCGGCCGGGCTGGTGATCACTTCGGAATATGTCAATGCTCACCTGCGGCGGCGGCAACATGGCTACGGGCGGGGGGAGCGGATGAAGATAGAAAGTGACCGGGTAAAGTTTCTGTCAGGTTTGCGTTTCAACGAGACGATCGGCAGTCCGCTTACGCTGAAGATTGACAATCGGGATGCGGCGAACTGGAAGAGGACAATGGTTCCGGAGGGAAGGAGGCCGCGGGATCTCAAGACCGTAACTTCTCCCCGCCCGGGGCATGCCGATTTTTCGGGTGGATTGAAATACCTGCGCCGTGATTTTCGCGATGTTCTGGAGAGGTCAAGTGCTCGTGAAACAGCTATAAAAGTTGCTGTTGGCAGCGTGGCACGGCGTATACTGGAAGAATTGGGAATGGATATATACAGCCACGTGCTTTCCATAGGCGGCATCGTCGGCGGCGAGTTTCTGTCGGGGCAGGATGACAATCGTGTACGGATCGCGGAAACGGAAATATATACCGGAATCGAATCTTCACCGCTGCGCTGTGCTGACCGGGATGCGGAAAAAAAGATGATGGACCTGATCGATGAGGCGCGGGAAGCCGGAGATACCCTGGGAGGTGTTTTCGAGGTTATCGTGCTCGGTGTTCCCCCGGGGTTGGGAAGTTATGCACATTGGGACCGAAGGCTTGATGCACTGATGGCCGGTGCACTGATGAGCTTGCAAGGGGCCAAAGGTGTAGAAATAGGGATGGGATTCCAGGCTGCGGACAGAAGGGGCTCCACCGTTCATGATCCTTTCAGTTATACCACTTCAGGCAAAGTATGCCGTTCCACAAACAGGGCCGGCGGGATCGAGGGCGGTGTCTCCAACGGGGAGGCCCTGATCTTCAGGGTGGCCATGAAGCCTATCTCAACCCTGATGAAACCACTTCAAAGCATAGATTTTTCCACGGGCAAGAAGGCAGAAGCTGCCGTGGAACGATCGGACGTATGCGCGGTTCCCGCCGCTTCCGTGGTGGGGGAGGCCATTGTCGCCTGGACACTGGCAACGGTCCTGCTGGAGGCATTTTCGCGGGATACAGTCAGGGAATTGCAGGAATCGTACCGGGCTTACCTCGATATGATCGCCCGTTATCCTGAAGGCATCTAG
- a CDS encoding histidinol-phosphatase HisJ family protein, translating to MMNMIDYHVHTYLCRHALGEPRDYVDVALKKGLKEIGIADHFPLELMGITPKAKVSMDADELELYFRMVREASRTGGITVKTGIELDYAPGKMEKLATVLKDYPFDYIIGSVHFMGDWDFTHPYSAGEFEKRPIEEVYEQYFTLVCGACRSGLIDIIGHIDVVKKFNYRPSEKFLQPWYEKLAKLLRETGVCLELNTSGLDMPAGEFYPAPALLSRCIDEGVNIVLGSDAHTPEDVGRHFPLAMDMLREMGVRETVVFSRRKGVLQPLE from the coding sequence GTGATGAACATGATTGATTACCACGTGCATACCTATCTGTGCCGCCACGCATTGGGGGAACCCCGGGATTATGTCGATGTGGCTCTCAAAAAGGGGTTGAAGGAGATCGGCATTGCCGATCATTTTCCATTGGAATTGATGGGTATAACACCCAAAGCCAAGGTTTCAATGGATGCGGATGAACTGGAGCTTTACTTCCGGATGGTCCGGGAAGCTTCTCGAACCGGGGGCATCACGGTAAAGACGGGGATAGAACTTGATTATGCTCCCGGAAAAATGGAGAAGTTGGCCACGGTGCTGAAAGATTATCCGTTTGACTATATCATCGGTTCGGTGCATTTCATGGGTGACTGGGATTTTACCCATCCCTATTCCGCCGGGGAATTTGAAAAGCGCCCCATAGAAGAGGTCTATGAACAGTATTTTACCCTCGTTTGCGGGGCATGTCGCAGCGGCCTTATCGATATCATCGGTCATATAGATGTGGTCAAGAAGTTCAATTACCGACCATCGGAAAAATTTTTGCAACCATGGTACGAGAAACTGGCAAAGCTGTTGAGGGAAACCGGGGTCTGCCTGGAACTTAACACCTCGGGGCTGGATATGCCGGCCGGGGAATTTTATCCCGCTCCCGCGCTCCTGTCCCGCTGCATAGATGAGGGGGTAAATATTGTACTTGGATCCGATGCCCACACTCCTGAAGATGTGGGGAGGCATTTCCCGCTGGCGATGGACATGTTGCGCGAGATGGGGGTCAGGGAGACGGTTGTGTTTTCCCGGAGAAAAGGTGTTTTGCAGCCCCTGGAATGA
- a CDS encoding bifunctional phosphoribosyl-AMP cyclohydrolase/phosphoribosyl-ATP diphosphatase HisIE: MKDQVKKPGELRYNEDGLIPAIVQDVDSKEVLMLAYMNEESLQRTLETGKTWFWSRSRQCFWQKGETSGHIQEVDTVKYDCDADTLLIKVRQTGVACHTGHYSCFFNVMQEKNKNRKFDVAAVLPELARVIRERLALRPEGSYVASLQDGGIKTISRKVGEEALETIIACMGDETDEAVVREAADLLFHLMVLLESRGVAFTRVLEELARRRAGDEHD; the protein is encoded by the coding sequence ATGAAGGATCAGGTAAAAAAACCGGGAGAACTGAGATACAACGAAGACGGTCTTATCCCGGCTATCGTGCAGGATGTGGACAGCAAAGAGGTGTTGATGCTGGCCTACATGAATGAGGAGTCATTGCAGAGGACACTGGAAACGGGAAAGACCTGGTTCTGGAGCCGCAGCCGTCAGTGTTTCTGGCAGAAAGGGGAGACCTCGGGGCATATCCAGGAGGTGGATACGGTCAAATACGATTGTGATGCCGACACGCTGTTGATCAAGGTCAGGCAGACGGGCGTGGCCTGCCATACCGGCCATTACTCCTGTTTTTTCAACGTCATGCAGGAAAAGAACAAAAACAGGAAGTTCGACGTGGCTGCGGTCCTGCCGGAACTTGCCCGGGTAATCCGTGAGCGTCTGGCTCTACGGCCGGAAGGGTCATACGTGGCCTCCCTGCAGGATGGCGGCATAAAAACAATCTCGCGCAAGGTGGGGGAGGAGGCCCTGGAGACGATCATCGCTTGCATGGGGGATGAGACTGACGAGGCGGTTGTCCGGGAAGCTGCCGACCTCCTGTTTCACCTGATGGTGTTGCTGGAATCTCGCGGGGTGGCCTTCACGCGGGTTCTCGAAGAATTGGCGAGAAGACGGGCAGGTGATGAACATGATTGA
- the hisF gene encoding imidazole glycerol phosphate synthase subunit HisF, with amino-acid sequence MPRRIIPCLDIKGGRVVKGKSFTGLVEVGDPVEMARFYAREGADELVFLDISASEEGRQTVIDLVKRVAGEIDISFCVGGGISSLKIMEKLFEAGADKLSVNTPAVARPALIREAARIYGNRIILAIDAQWNDFLKDWEVYTHGGRRPTGKGAVAWAVEAQELGAGEVLLTSIGRDGGKDGYDLEMISALSSKLSIPVIASGGAGKLEHFAAALEEGADAVLAASVFHRQVFSIREVKEFLQHRGIEVY; translated from the coding sequence ATGCCCAGGAGAATAATCCCCTGCCTGGATATAAAGGGCGGCAGGGTTGTAAAAGGCAAATCATTCACCGGGCTGGTGGAGGTGGGCGACCCGGTAGAAATGGCCCGTTTCTATGCACGGGAAGGTGCAGACGAACTTGTTTTCCTGGATATATCCGCTTCCGAGGAGGGCCGCCAGACGGTCATCGATCTGGTGAAGCGGGTGGCGGGAGAGATTGATATTTCTTTCTGTGTGGGCGGGGGGATCAGTAGCCTGAAAATCATGGAAAAACTTTTTGAAGCAGGGGCGGACAAGCTCTCGGTCAATACCCCCGCGGTGGCACGGCCCGCCCTGATCCGCGAGGCCGCCCGCATTTATGGCAACAGGATCATCCTGGCTATCGATGCACAATGGAATGATTTTTTGAAGGATTGGGAGGTTTACACCCACGGTGGCAGGCGTCCGACAGGAAAGGGAGCCGTTGCCTGGGCGGTCGAGGCGCAGGAGCTGGGAGCGGGTGAGGTCTTGCTCACTTCCATCGGCCGTGACGGGGGCAAGGATGGTTACGATCTGGAAATGATTTCCGCACTGTCCAGCAAACTGTCCATCCCTGTAATCGCTTCCGGCGGGGCTGGAAAACTGGAACATTTTGCCGCGGCGCTGGAAGAAGGCGCCGATGCTGTCCTGGCGGCATCGGTCTTTCACCGGCAGGTTTTCTCAATAAGAGAGGTCAAGGAATTTCTTCAACATCGGGGGATCGAGGTGTATTGA
- the hisA gene encoding 1-(5-phosphoribosyl)-5-[(5-phosphoribosylamino)methylideneamino]imidazole-4-carboxamide isomerase, giving the protein MLIIPAIDLRRGCCVRLLRGDPRKETVYSDDPVNVALEWEKLGARYLHIIDLDGAFSGQTANARAIERVAARVKVPFQLGGGIRNRKAVEDAFELGVTRVIVGTMAISNPELLKELLENYGERIVVGIDAREGKVAVRGWQEDTRVDALELARKMEEYGVREIIYTDINRDGALMGPNLEAVEKMASATSLSIIVAGGVTRVADLVALKELQEGKIKGAIIGKALYDGQLTLADAFAAVNIT; this is encoded by the coding sequence TTGTTGATCATACCTGCTATTGATCTGCGGCGGGGGTGTTGTGTGCGACTTCTGCGCGGTGATCCCCGGAAGGAAACTGTTTACAGTGATGACCCCGTTAACGTGGCTCTGGAATGGGAGAAATTGGGGGCCCGTTATCTGCACATCATTGACCTTGACGGTGCTTTCAGCGGTCAAACAGCAAATGCCAGGGCCATAGAGCGTGTTGCGGCAAGAGTCAAGGTGCCATTTCAACTGGGCGGCGGTATCCGCAACCGCAAGGCAGTTGAAGATGCTTTCGAGCTGGGAGTTACACGTGTTATCGTCGGCACCATGGCCATCTCCAACCCGGAATTGCTGAAAGAGTTGCTGGAAAACTACGGCGAACGGATCGTGGTGGGGATAGATGCCCGCGAGGGGAAGGTGGCGGTGAGAGGCTGGCAGGAAGATACCAGGGTGGATGCGCTGGAACTGGCCCGGAAGATGGAAGAATACGGGGTCAGGGAGATCATCTACACGGATATCAACCGTGATGGGGCTTTGATGGGACCCAACCTGGAAGCGGTGGAGAAGATGGCTTCCGCAACGAGCCTGTCGATCATCGTCGCCGGGGGGGTTACCAGGGTTGCGGATCTGGTGGCATTGAAAGAACTGCAAGAAGGCAAGATCAAGGGGGCCATCATCGGCAAGGCACTCTACGACGGACAGCTGACCCTGGCGGATGCCTTTGCAGCGGTAAACATTACTTGA